A region from the Triticum urartu cultivar G1812 chromosome 1, Tu2.1, whole genome shotgun sequence genome encodes:
- the LOC125537273 gene encoding glycosyltransferase BC10-like: protein MGKPQLRSAMVKPWGILSRFLLFSVAFMLGMASTFLLQSLLPTTGTVIWLASADLSAAPTSAPPALVLRPPLPQQLGDGNGKERVSGGGNESERIVMLHNMTDNELLLRASMAPRIKGISSLVPPAPKVAFMFLVRGELPLAPLWERFFHGHTALFSVYVHPDPTYLGSPEKGSVFYGRRVPSKEARWGKSSIVEAERRLLANALLDATNQHFVLLSETCAPLYNFTTVYSYLTHSAGATSFVDLFDTQRSRGRYRPAMAPTVTLANWRKGSQWFATDRGLALEVIGDVTYFPVFQRHCNGPCIMDEHYLPTFIAASKWHGNANRTLTFTQWTRGPHPDSYNDVSVDLLQGMRNHGNCSDGGGTTSLCYLFARKFPSGALLELLRLAPRVMRFG from the exons ATGGGGAAGCCGCAGCTGAGATCGGCCATGGTGAAACCGTGGGGCATCCTCTCCCGGTTCCTCCTCTTCTCTGTAGCTTTCATGCTCGGCATGGCGTCCACCTTCCTCCTCCAGTCACTACTCCCCACCACCGGTACCGTGATCTGGCTTGCCTCCGCTGACCTCTCTGCGGCACCTACTTCTGCACCCCCGGCACTGGTGCTGCGGCCGCCTCTGCCACAGCAGCTCGGTGACGGCAATGGCAAAGAGCGTGTCAGTGGTGGTGGCAACGAAAGCGAGCGCATTGTGATGCTGCACAATATGACGGACAATGAACTGCTGCTGCGGGCGTCCATGGCTCCGAGGATCAAAGGGATCAGCTCGCTGGTGCCTCCCGCGCCTAAGGTGGCGTTCATGTTCCTCGTGCGTGGTGAGCTGCCACTGGCGCCGCTGTGGGAGAGGTTCTTCCATGGGCACACTGCACTGTTCTCGGTGTACGTGCACCCTGACCCAACATACCTGGGCTCGCCGGAGAAGGGGTCGGTCTTCTACGGCCGCCGTGTTCCCAGCAAG GAAGCTCGTTGGGGGAAGTCTAGCATAGTCGAGGCCGAGCGTCGTCTCCTCGCAAATGCTCTCCTCGATGCCACAAACCAACACTTCGTCCTACTGTCTGAGACATGTGCCCCTCTCTACAACTTCACCACGGTCTACTCCTACCTCACGCATTCCGCTGGTGCTACCTCCTTCGTCGACCTCTTCGACACGCAGCGTTCTCGTGGCCGCTATAGACCGGCCATGGCGCCCACCGTCACGCTCGCTAATTGGCGCAAGGGCTCCCAGTGGTTCGCGACCGACCGGGGTCTTGCGCTTGAGGTCATCGGCGACGTGACCTACTTCCCGGTTTTCCAACGCCACTGCAATGGCCCCTGCATCATGGACGAGCACTACCTGCCGACATTTATCGCCGCCTCAAAGTGGCATGGGAATGCAAACCGTACACTCACGTTTACACAGTGGACAAGGGGGCCTCATCCTGATAGCTACAATGACGTAAGTGTCGACCTGCTTCAGGGGATGAGGAACCATGGGAACTGCAGCGACGGTGGCGGGACCACATCGCTTTGCTACCTCTTTGCGAGGAAGTTCCCATCGGGCGCGTTGCTGGAGCTACTCAGGCTGGCGCCCAGAGTCATGCGATTTGGGTGA